Part of the Xanthomonas sp. SI genome is shown below.
GGGCGTCGTGCCCGGCACGGTAGCGGCACCGGGCACGGTGGCGCGCGGCACGGCAGGCGTGCCGGCGTTGCCGGCATCGGCGTCCTGCGCGGGCGGCACCGTGGTCGCGGCCGCAATGGCGGTCGCATCGGCCGCAGGCGCGGCGTGCTCCTTGTTCCACTCCATCCACAACAGGGCCGCGACCATCAGCCAGGCAAAGATCAGGAAAAGGCGGGTCTGGTTCATCGGACAGGCAAGCTCGGCTCAGCCAGAAACGGGTTCTGACTTGGAAGTGGGGGAAGAAGGAGAGAGGGGCGGCGGCATTGTGCCGTCCGCAGCCGGGGCCGGCAATGCGCCAGCGCGACGCAGCAGGCGCAGATAGGCCTGACGCAGCTGTTCGCCACTGGCCTGGGCGGCGGCGCTGCGCGCCACCACCACATAGTCGCCCGGCGCCAGCCACGGCAGCAGATGCCGCGTGGCGTCGCGCAGGACGCGTTTGATGCGATTGCGGACCACGGCGCGCTTGTCGACCTTGCGCGACACGGCAAGGCCGAGCCGCGCAGGGTGATCGGCGCTGCGCCAGTGCAGGCTCATCAGCGGTTCGGAGCAGCGGCGTGCGGCATCGAACACGACGCGGTATTCCGCAGACGTGCGAACCCGCGCAGAGCGAGGAAATCGCCTACGCGGGTCGGGATGATTCACGGTCCG
Proteins encoded:
- the rnpA gene encoding ribonuclease P protein component; protein product: MNHPDPRRRFPRSARVRTSAEYRVVFDAARRCSEPLMSLHWRSADHPARLGLAVSRKVDKRAVVRNRIKRVLRDATRHLLPWLAPGDYVVVARSAAAQASGEQLRQAYLRLLRRAGALPAPAADGTMPPPLSPSSPTSKSEPVSG